The Acinonyx jubatus isolate Ajub_Pintada_27869175 chromosome D2, VMU_Ajub_asm_v1.0, whole genome shotgun sequence genome contains a region encoding:
- the OAT gene encoding ornithine aminotransferase, mitochondrial translates to MFSKLAHLQTISVLRRGVHSSVASATSVATKKTIQGPPSSDYIFERESKYGAHNYHPLPVALERGKGIYVWDVEGRKYFDFLSAYSAVNQGHCHPKIVNALKSQADKLTLTSRAFYNNVLGEYEEYVTKLFNYHKVLPMNTGVEAGETACKLARRWGYTVKGIPKYKAKVVFAAGNFWGRTLSAISSSTDPTSYEGFGPFMPGFEIIPYNDLPALERVLQDPNVAAFMVEPIQGEAGVVVPDPGYMMGVRELCTRHQVLFIADEIQTGLARTGRWLAVDHDNVRPDVVLLGKALSGGLYPVSAVLCDDEVMLTIKPGEHGSTYGGNPLGCRVAIAALEVLEEENLAENAEKMGIILRNELMKLPSDIVTAVRGKGLLNAIVIRETKDCDAWKVCLRLRDNGLLAKPTHGDIIRFAPPLVIKEDEIQESVEIINKTILSF, encoded by the exons ATGTTTTCCAAACTAGCTCATTTGCAGACGATTTCTGTGCTTCGTCGCGGAGTTCATTCCTCAGTGGCTTCTGCTACGTCTGTTGCGACTAAAAAGACAATCCAGGGCCCTCCATCTTCTGACTACATTTTTGAGCGAGAATCTAAATATGGTGCACACAACTATCATCCTTTACCTGTAGCCCTGGAGAGAGGAAAAG gtatttaCGTATGGGATGTAGaaggcagaaaatattttgacttcCTGAGTGCTTACAGTGCTGTCAACCAAGGGCATTGCCATCCAAAGATTGTGAATGCCCTGAAAAGTCAAGCAGACAAACTGACCTTAACATCTAGGGCTTTCTATAATAACGTACTTGGTGAATATGAAGAGTATGTTACGAAACTTTTCAACTACCACAAAGTTCTTCCTATGAAtacag GAGTGGAGGCTGGAGAGACTGCTTGCAAACTGGCTCGTAGATGGGGCTACACTGTTAAGGGTATTCCAAAATACAAGGCAAAGGTGGTTTTTGCAG cTGGAAACTTTTGGGGCAGAACACTGTCTGCTATCTCCAGTTCCACAGACCCAACCAGTTACGAAGGTTTTGGACCATTTATGCCAGGGTTTGAAATCATTCCGTATAATGATCTGCCTGCTCTTGAG CGTGTTCTTCAGGATCCAAACGTTGCCGCGTTCATGGTAGAACCAATTCAGGGTGAGGCGGGCGTCGTGGTTCCCGATCCCGGCTACATGATGGGCGTGCGAGAGCTCTGCACCCGCCACCAG GTTCTGTTTATTGCTGATGAAATACAGACAGGATTGGCCAGAACTGGTAGGTGGCTGGCTGTCGATCATGACAATGTCAGACCTGATGTCGTCCTTCTTGGAAAGGCACTTTCCGGCGGCTTATACCCT gtgtCGGCGGTGTTGTGTGACGACGAGGTGATGCTGACCATTAAACCGGGGGAGCACGGGTCAACCTACGGTGGCAATCCACTAGGCTGCCGCGTGGCCATCGCGGCCCTGGAG gttttggaagaagaaaaccttgctgaaaatgcagaaaaaatggGTATCATCCTGAGGAATGAGCTCATGAAGCTGCCGTCTGATATTGTAACCGCTGTCAGGGGAAAAGGATTATTAAATGCTATTGTTATTCGAGAAACCAAAG ATTGTGATGCTTGGAAAGTGTGTCTGCGACTTCGAGATAATGGACTTCTGGCCAAGCCAACCCACGGCGACATCATCAGGTTTGCACCCCCGCTTGTGATCAAGGAGGATGAAATTCAGGAGTCCGTGGAAATCATTAACAAGACCATCCTGTCTTTCTGA
- the NKX1-2 gene encoding NK1 transcription factor-related protein 2: MLAWQDGGAKAAPAHHKISFSVLDILDPQKFTRAALPAVRPAPREAKKSLAEAEAGKDASPGDSARQRETPDAADRGAGVASPLEGSEAEEAEEEEEEAEDAGRRRRRRERAARLEADPARSPESRAAALAAGERAPGGLAGSPGSPDSPRPRRRRTEPRCAKPRRARTAFTYEQLVALENKFRATRYLSVCERLNLALSLSLTETQVKIWFQNRRTKWKKQNPGADGAAQAGSGAPQPGAPGTAAAAGGGGSGGSPGAPGPGALPFQTFPSYSAANVLFPAATSFPPTAAAAGGPFASFLGPSYLTPFYTPHL, from the exons ATGCTGGCATGGCAGGACGGCGGGGCCAAGGCGGCTCCCGCCCACCacaagatttccttctctgtcctggACATCCTGGACCCGCAGAAATTCACCCGCGCTGCGCTCCCGGCCGTGCGTCCTGCTCCCCGGGAAGCCAAGAAAAGTTTGGCAGAGGCCGAAGCGGGGAAGGACGCCAGCCCGGGGGACTCAGCTCGGCAGCGGGAGACCCCTG ATGCTGCGGACCGCGGCGCGGGCGTGGCGTCCCCCTTGGAGGGCTCGGAGGCCGAGGAGGccgaggaagaggaggaggaggccgaggatgcggggcggcggcggcggcggagggagCGGGCTGCGCGCCTGGAAGCGGACCCGGCGCGTTCCCCCGAGTCCCGGGCGGCGGCTTTGGCGGCGGGGGAGCGGGCCCCCGGCGGGCTGGCGGGCTCCCCGGGTTCGCCCGACTCCCCGCGGCCCCGGCGCCGGCGCACGGAGCCCCGCTGCGCCAAGCCCAGGCGCGCGCGCACCGCCTTCACCTACGAGCAGCTGGTGGCTTTGGAGAACAAGTTCCGGGCCACGCGCTACCTGTCCGTGTGCGAGCGCCTGAACCTCGCGCTGTCGCTCAGCCTCACCGAGACGCAGGTCAAAATCTGGTTCCAGAACCGCAGGACCAAGTGGAAGAAGCAGAACCCGGGCGCCGACGGTGCGGCGCAGGCGGGGAGCGGCGCGCCCCAGCCCGGGGCGCCCGGAACGGCAgccgcggcgggcggcggcggctcgGGAGGCAGCCCCGGCGCCCCCGGGCCGGGCGCGCTGCCCTTCCAGACTTTCCCCTCCTACTCGGCGGCCAACGTTCTCTTCCCAGCCGCCACCTCCTTCCCGCCGacggccgccgccgccgggggCCCCTTTGCGTCCTTCCTCGGACCCTCCTACCTGACCCCTTTCTACACCCCGCACCTATGA